The following are encoded together in the Pan troglodytes isolate AG18354 chromosome 6, NHGRI_mPanTro3-v2.0_pri, whole genome shotgun sequence genome:
- the RNF133 gene encoding E3 ubiquitin-protein ligase RNF133 codes for MHLLKVGTWRNNTASSWLMKFSVLWLVSQNCCRASVVWMAYMNISFHVGNHVLSELGETGVFGRSSTLKRVAGVIVPPEGKIQNACNPNTIFSRSKYSETWLALIERGGCTFTQKIKVATEKGASGVIIYNVPGTGNQVFPMFHQAFEDVVVVMIGNLKGTEIFHLIKKGVLITAVVEVGRKHIIWMNHYLVSFVIVTTATLAYFIFYHIHRLCLARIQNRRWQRLTTDLQNALGQLQLRVVKEGDEEINPNGDSCVICFERYKPNDIVRILTCKHFFHKNCIDPWILPHGTCPICKCDILKVLGIQVVVENGTEPLQVLMSNELPETLSPSEEETNNEVSPAGTSDKVIHVEENPTSQNNDIQPHSVVEDVHPSP; via the coding sequence ATGCATCTACTCAAGGTTGGCACTTGGAGAAACAACACTGCCTCTTCCTGGCTTATGAAGTTCAGTGTTCTTTGGCTTGTTAGTCAGAACTGTTGCAGAGCAAGTGTTGTTTGGATGGCTTATATGAACATATCATTTCATGTTGGGAATCATGTGTTGTCAGAGTTGGGAGAGACTGGAGTCTTTGGAAGAAGCTCCACTTTGAAGAGAGTGGCAGGAGTTATAGTGCCACCAGAGGGAAAAATCCAAAATGCATGTAATCCCAATACCATTTTCAGCCGATCAAAGTACTCAGAGACCTGGCTTGCACTTATTGAACGGGGAGGTTGTACCTTCACACAGAAAATTAAAGTGGCAACTGAGAAGGGAGCCAGTGGAGTGATCATCTATAACGTTCCAGGAACTGGCAACCAGGTGTTCCCCATGTTTCATCAGGCATTTGAAGATGTCGTTGTGGTTATGATTGGTAACTTAAAAGGCAcggaaattttccatttaattaagAAGGGAGTTCTCATTACAGCCGTGGTTGAGGTGGGGAGAAAGCACATCATCTGGATGAATCACTATTTGGTCTCTTTTGTGATTGTGACAACTGCTACCTTAGCATATTTCATCTTTTATCACATTCATAGACTTTGTTTAGCAAGGATTCAGAACCGGAGATGGCAGCGATTAACAACAGATCTTCAGAACGCACTTGGACAACTCCAACTTCGAGTAGTAAAAGAGGGGgatgaagaaataaatccaaatgggGATAGCTGCGTAATTTGCTTTGAACGCTATAAGCCTAATGACATAGTTCGTATTCTGACTTGTAAACATTTTTTCCACAAGAATTGCATTGACCCCTGGATTTTACCCCATGGGACATGCCCCATTTGCAAATGTGATATTCTTAAAGTTTTGGGGATTCAAGTGGTTGTTGAAAATGGAACAGAACCTTTGCAAGTTCTAATGTCAAATGAACTGCCTGAAACCTTATCACCTAGTGAAGAGGAGACAAATAATGAAGTTTCTCCTGCAGGAACCTCAGATAAAGTAATCCATGTGGAGGAGAACCCTACTTCTCAGAATAATGACATCCAGCCTCATTCAGTAGTGGAAGATGTTCATCCTTCACCTTGA